ttttgtaaatgacattgccgaagtcaaggatcggtaggatggtagGATGGTATGTTTgggagcatgagtgaaggatgctttgttgccaaataggaagccgattctagatttaattttggattggagatgcttaatctgagtcttgaaggagagtttacagtctaaccagacacctaggtatttgtagttgtagtcagaaccgtccagagtagtgatgctggacgggcgggcaggtgtgggcagcgaccggttgaaaagcatgcattcagttttacttgcatttaagagcagttggaggccacggaaggagtgttgtatggcattgaagctcgtctggaggttagttaacagagtgtccaacgaagggccagaagtatacagaatggtgtcgtctgcgtagaggtggaacaGAGAGTCactagcagcaagagcaacatcattgatgtatacagagaagagagtcggcccgaggattgaaccatgtggcacccccatagagactgccagaggtccagacaacaggccctccgatttgacacactgacctgtctgagaagtagttggtgaaccaggcgaggcagtcatttgagaaaccaaggctgttggtTGTggtaagaatgtggtgattgacagcgTCGaatccttggccaggtcgatgaatacagctgcacattattgtctcttatcgacggcggttatgatatcgtttaggaccttgagcgtggctgaggtgcacccatgaccagttcggaaaccagattgcatagcggagaaggtacgttgggattcaaaatggtcagtgatctgtttgttaacttggctttcgaagaccttagaaaggcatgggaggatagatataggtctgtagcagtttgggtctagagtgtctcctctttgaagagggggatgaccgcggcagctttccaatctttggggatctcagacaatacgatagaggttgaacaggctagtaataggggttgcaacaatttcggcggtTAATTTTAAAAAgagggggtccagattgtctagcccggctgatttgtagggtccagattttgcaactctttcagaacgtCAGCTATCTGAATTCGGGTTTAGGAGAAataggggaggcttgggcaagttgctgtggggattgcagggctgttgaccgggttaGGGGTAgctaggtggaaagcatggccacccgtagaaaaatgcttattgaaattctcaattatcgctTCTTGAAATTCTACATTTTTAACACATTTAGGTACAATACACATATAGGTACACATTTAGGTACAGTACACATTTATTTAGGTAAACATTTATGTAAAGCACAAATGTagatacagtacactacacattTAGGTACAAATGTAGGTACTGTACACAGTAAGGTATATATGTAGGTACACATTTAGGTACACATTGTTACATAGTACTTATTTTCTTCTACTTTTATACTTACTTTTGTAGATATTAGATAAGGAAACGAATGCTAATTAATTGTGGCTCACATTCCCCTCACCCTATATTTATTGTTTTCGATAACTGTTACCTTGATTTTGAAAGTTTGTTTATTTGAAAATCCTTAAAATTGTGCACTGCAAAATAGCATGGCAGGTTTGAGTAATATGTTCTAAATTAAAGATCTGAGATATCACTGGATATTATTTTACATCTCGCCTACAGTACATtaggctcccaagtggcgcagcggtttaaggcaATGCATCTTCAATGCTTGAGGTGTCACTGCAGACactctggttcgattccaggctgcatTACATCCGGAtgtgattgtgagtcccatagggtggcgcacaattggcccagcattgtccgggtttggcaggtgtaggccgtcattgtaaataagaatttgttcttaactgacttgcctaattaaataaagttttttttaaatctactgTACATAATCATATCTACACAGAAACTTTGAAATGTTAAAGATGTGGGGAGTGAAATAGTGAAACACTCAAACATGAAATGCTCTGACTAAAAGCATCACAAACAGAAGACAATTTAGCAGTTTTGAAATTGGAACAAATTTAATCAACAATGTTCATACAACATTTGAAGAATTTACATAGACATGTTGTCCATGATACGCCTCATGCTCATGAACCTCATGCCACTCATGCTGCCCATGCCTCCCATTCCCATGCCCATATCCTTGAAGCTCCTGTACTCTCCAGGCCTCATGTACATCTGCCTGCCTCTGAAGTGGGGCTGCTCGTACATCAGCCAGTGGCCGTCCATCACGTTGCAGGACTGGCAGTCTGACATACGGTAACGCTCCTGGATGGAGTCACAGTCGTCCATCATCTCGTGCATCTGACCTCCGAAGTTCTCCCTCTCGTAGATCCTCATCCTGAAGTTTCCACGATGCTGTTAGGAGGAAAGAACAGGTTTCCTTGTTCAGATAAATTATTTATAAACTTGTGTGATATGAGAGATTTCTAATTCAATGACAAGATTATTCTAGTTTAAGATTAAATATCTCAACCTACCATGGGGATCATGCGGCAGGACCTGAAACCATCGCCCATTCCCATCATACTCTGGTAGTCTGAGTACTCTCCCCTCTTCATGAAGTGCTGGTTTCCCATGTAGTTGGGGCGCTCGTACATCATGAAGCATCCACTCTGGACCCTGCAGGATTGGCACCTGCTCATGTAGGAGGAAATGTCGGGGCAGTCGGAGCTGCACTCATAAGAGCGGCCCTGGAAGTTTCTGTCCTCGTAGAAGGTAGCCTGAAAATAAAATAGAATAATTTATTGAAATTAAACAATTgtacaaaacaaacatttgagaTACATTTGCGATTCTATTCAGTCAGAATGGTAACCAGGTTATCGGGATAAGTACAACTATCATGTTGTAGTTTAGGGTGCTAGAGCATTACAGCCTTTTTGTTGAACAATCTATGAAAATGAAAgaataagtttaaaaaataaacttCCCCGTGCTTACCCTGCCCATGTTCATGCTGGTGTTGGACATGTTTGCTCACTGTACTGCTGGTTGCTGCTCCTGAACTGACTTCCTACCGGGTTTAACCCTTTCTTTTATACCTGACCAAACCTAAAGAATCCCTAGCTCCATTGTTCAAACCCCTGACCCAGCACCATGCTATAGAGGCGTACTGAGGCCACATTTCCAGGGACTGGATCC
Above is a genomic segment from Oncorhynchus nerka isolate Pitt River linkage group LG1, Oner_Uvic_2.0, whole genome shotgun sequence containing:
- the LOC115116599 gene encoding gamma-crystallin M3-like is translated as MSNTSMNMGRATFYEDRNFQGRSYECSSDCPDISSYMSRCQSCRVQSGCFMMYERPNYMGNQHFMKRGEYSDYQSMMGMGDGFRSCRMIPMHRGNFRMRIYERENFGGQMHEMMDDCDSIQERYRMSDCQSCNVMDGHWLMYEQPHFRGRQMYMRPGEYRSFKDMGMGMGGMGSMSGMRFMSMRRIMDNMSM